Proteins from one Impatiens glandulifera chromosome 2, dImpGla2.1, whole genome shotgun sequence genomic window:
- the LOC124924100 gene encoding elongation factor-like GTPase 1: MGDFDCRKIRNICILAHVDHGKTTLADHLIASYGGGVLHPKQAGRLRFMDYLDEEQRRAITMKSSSIALQFKDQSINLIDSPGHMDFCSEVSTAARLSDGALILVDAIEGVHIQTHAVLRQAWVEKLSPCLVLNKIDRLICEWKLSPMEAYTRLLKLVHEVNGIISGYKSEKYLSDVDSILAATPSGEIGEENDVEFIEDDEEDTFQPQKGNVAFVCGLDGWGFSLGQFADFYASKFGASSSTLLKALWGPKYYNAKTKMIVGKKGITGGNKSRPMFVQFVLEPLWQVYQAALDTDGDKTVINKVVKSFNLTVPPRELANKDPKAVLQSVMSRWLPLSDTILSMVVKHTPDPISAQTFRISRLLPKREVLSKTVDASVLSEAELVRRSVETCDSSPEAPCVVFVSKMFAVPSKMVPQRGPHDEEEPGDSDEIFLAFARIFSGVLHSGQRIFVLSALYDPLKPDSIQKNLQEAVLNSMYLMMGQGLRPVSSARAGNIVAIRGLGQHILKSATLSSTRNCWPFSSMMFQVSPTLKVAIEPSDPADMGALLKGLRLLNRADPFVEVTVSSRGEHVLSAAGEVHLERCIKDLKDRFAKISMEVSPPLVSYKETIEGETSNEYVEKTTPNGRCMVRVRVVKLPEALTKVLDESSDLLGEVIGGKLYKSSETDVEGQTSAESLKKRIMDAVESGLDLKRIWAMGPRQVGANILFTPDPTEIQSNSDSNSVLVSGFPSVSEKLGFLDRDLNSSDLSIYEEEAKRLESCLVSGFQLATAAGPLCDEPMWGLGFTVEAFISPDQQTETEDSQQQQQSNQYGLFSGQVMTVVKEACRAAVLQNKARLVEAMYFCELNTPTEHLGAMYAVLARRRARVLKEEMNEGSPLFTVHAYVPVAESFGFADELRRWTSGASSALLVLSHWEALNEDPFFLPKTEEEIEEFGDGASVLHNTARKLMDAVRRRKGLPVEEKVVQHATKQRTLARKV; this comes from the coding sequence ATGGGTGATTTTGATTGTCGAAAAATTCGGAATATATGCATTCTAGCTCACGTTGATCATGGAAAGACTACTCTTGCTGATCATCTAATTGCTTCCTATGGAGGCGGCGTGCTTCACCCTAAGCAAGCCGGTAGGCTTAGATTCATGGATTATCTTGATGAAGAACAGAGAAGGGCAATTACTATGAAGAGCTCTTCTATTGCCCTTCAATTCAAAGATCAATCCATAAACCTAATTGATTCCCCAGGGCACATGGATTTTTGTAGTGAGGTTTCTACTGCAGCTAGGTTAAGCGATGGGGCTTTGATCTTAGTTGATGCGATTGAGGGTGTTCATATTCAAACACACGCTGTTCTTCGTCAAGCATGGGTTGAGAAGCTTAGTCCGTGTTTGGTACTCAACAAGATTGATAGATTGATTTGTGAATGGAAGTTAAGTCCCATGGAGGCTTATACGAGATTGCTGAAGCTTGTTCACGAAGTAAATGGGATAATCAGTGGATATAAGTCTGAGAAATATCTGTCTGATGTTGATTCAATACTTGCAGCAACACCCTCTGGAGAGATTGGAGAAGAGAATGATGTTGAATTCATTGAAGACGATGAAGAAGATACATTTCAGCCACAAAAGGGTAATGTTGCTTTTGTTTGTGGATTAGATGGTTGGGGTTTCAGTCTTGGCCAATTTGCAGATTTCTATGCTTCTAAATTTGGTGCTAGTTCTTCTACTTTGCTGAAAGCTTTATGGGGACCAAAGTATTATAATGCCAAAACTAAGATGATCGTAGGTAAAAAGGGAATCACGGGCGGAAACAAATCTCGCCCTATGTTTGTTCAATTCGTGCTCGAGCCTCTTTGGCAGGTTTATCAGGCTGCTTTGGATACCGATGGTGATAAAACTGTGATTAATAAAGTTGTAAAGTCGTTTAATTTAACTGTTCCTCCTCGTGAGCTCGCTAACAAAGATCCTAAAGCCGTGCTTCAATCTGTCATGAGCCGGTGGCTTCCTTTATCAGACACGATTCTATCTATGGTGGTTAAGCATACACCCGATCCTATTTCTGCACAAACGTTTCGTATCTCGCGGTTACTCCCCAAAAGGGAGGTTTTGAGCAAAACCGTTGATGCTAGTGTTCTTTCTGAGGCAGAGCTCGTGAGAAGATCGGTGGAAACGTGCGACTCTTCCCCTGAAGCTCCTTGCGTGGTTTTCGTCTCCAAAATGTTTGCGGTTCCTTCAAAAATGGTCCCGCAGAGGGGCCCACACGACGAAGAAGAACCGGGAGATTCTGATGAAATTTTTCTCGCGTTTGCCAGGATTTTTTCTGGTGTTCTTCATTCGGGTCAGAGGATTTTCGTGCTTTCTGCTCTATACGACCCGTTGAAACCTGATTCGATTCAAAAGAATTTGCAGGAAGCCGTGTTGAATTCGATGTATTTGATGATGGGTCAGGGTTTGAGACCAGTTTCGTCCGCCAGAGCGGGAAATATTGTTGCGATCCGTGGCCTAGGGCAACATATTTTGAAAAGCGCGACCCTTTCATCCACGAGAAACTGCTGGCCTTTCTCGAGCATGATGTTTCAGGTTTCGCCGACTCTCAAAGTCGCCATTGAACCTTCAGATCCTGCGGATATGGGCGCCCTTTTAAAAGGGCTGAGGCTTTTGAACCGTGCAGATCCGTTTGTAGAGGTTACGGTTTCTTCGAGAGGTGAACACGTTTTATCAGCTGCGGGTGAGGTTCATCTCGAGAGATGTATAAAGGATTTGAAGGATCGGTTTGCGAAGATAAGCATGGAAGTTTCTCCGCCGCTCGTTTCTTACAAGGAGACGATCGAGGGAGAAAcgtctaacgaatacgtagaAAAAACGACGCCGAATGGGCGATGTATGGTTCGTGTTCGGGTCGTGAAGCTTCCAGAAGCTCTCACGAAGGTGCTCGACGAAAGTTCAGATCTTCTTGGAGAAGTTATTGGAGGGAAACTTTATAAAAGTTCTGAAACAGATGTAGAAGGTCAAACCTCTGCGGAATCGTTGAAGAAACGAATTATGGATGCTGTGGAGAGTGGGTTAGATCTTAAACGAATCTGGGCAATGGGTCCTAGGCAAGTCGGAGCGAATATTCTCTTTACCCCGGATCCAACCGAAATTCAATCCAATtcggattcaaattctgtactCGTTAGCGGTTTTCCTTCGGTATCGGAAAAGTTGGGTTTTCTAGACCGTGACCTGAATTCCTCCGATCTGTCTATTTACGAAGAAGAAGCGAAAAGACTTGAAAGTTGCCTCGTCTCCGGTTTTCAATTAGCTACAGCAGCCGGTCCGTTATGTGATGAGCCAATGTGGGGTTTAGGCTTTACGGTGGAGGCGTTTATTTCTCCCGATCAACAAACCGAAACCGAAGATTCACAACAACAGCAACAGTCTAATCAGTACGGTCTTTTCTCAGGACAAGTGATGACAGTTGTCAAGGAGGCTTGTAGGGCTGCAGTCCTTCAGAATAAGGCTCGTTTGGTTGAGGCGATGTATTTCTGCGAGCTGAACACTCCAACAGAGCACCTCGGGGCTATGTATGCTGTTCTGGCTAGGAGACGTGCTAGGGTTCTGAAGGAGGAAATGAATGAAGGGTCTCCTTTGTTTACAGTTCATGCTTACGTTCCTGTAGCGGAGAGCTTTGGATTCGCTGACGAGCTGAGGAGGTGGACTTCAGGGGCCTCAAGTGCGCTTCTGGTTCTTAGTCATTGGGAAGCTTTAAACGAAGATCCATTTTTCTTGCCCAAGACAGAAGAGGAGATTGAGGAATTTGGAGACGGGGCTAGCGTTTTGCATAATACTGCTAGAAAACTTATGGATGCTGTTAGACGAAGAAAAGGGTTGCCTGTTGAGGAAAAAGTTGTCCAACATGCTACTAAGCAACGGACTCTAGCTCGCAAAGTGTGA